The following coding sequences are from one Candidatus Borkfalkia ceftriaxoniphila window:
- a CDS encoding spore germination protein, whose amino-acid sequence MNKMNANLQKNVRAVKNILSAEDILVFHFETTDGAACAAIYADGICDKDLLGEQVIRPLSSDKRGDSIDEVAKKLTSPEVKKEKSIQAIADEVLSGNTALIVDGLDSALIIGVKKIPVRTITEPPTSIAVKGPREGFIEDIKTNMALLRKRLKTGDLQFETLTVGTRSKSMIAVCYLNGISDLKVKKQIVDRLKRIEIDGIPDASYIAKFLAKKPYSMFKQVGTTEKPDILAAKMLEGRIGIFVDGSPIALTLPYILVEDFQSVQDYLVSPYRATVSRLLRLVSLVIALLLPAYYVAAQLFKLQLLPLGLLMTISGNVRDLPLSPSLEMFFLMVILEILIEASVRMPKYVGLALSVVGALVLGDTAVKAGIVSSSAIIIVALSGIAAYTLPDLAGSLTLLRFAFLIVAGSLGTFGIVLFTGLVLLYLVTSDSYGAPLLAPFSPLITRDLKDSVVKADILNLKMRPKFLQGQNKVRLAIKDEEEQED is encoded by the coding sequence ATGAACAAAATGAACGCCAACCTGCAAAAGAACGTACGCGCCGTCAAAAATATATTGTCGGCGGAAGATATTCTCGTCTTTCATTTCGAAACGACGGACGGCGCCGCCTGCGCCGCGATCTACGCCGACGGCATCTGCGACAAAGACCTTCTGGGAGAACAGGTCATCCGTCCCCTCTCTTCGGACAAACGCGGCGACAGCATCGACGAAGTGGCGAAAAAGTTGACCTCGCCCGAAGTCAAGAAAGAAAAGAGCATTCAGGCGATCGCCGACGAAGTGCTTTCGGGAAACACCGCGCTCATCGTGGACGGGCTGGACAGCGCGCTGATCATCGGCGTGAAAAAGATCCCCGTGCGCACCATCACCGAGCCGCCCACCTCCATCGCCGTCAAAGGCCCGCGCGAGGGCTTTATCGAGGACATCAAGACCAACATGGCGCTTCTGCGCAAGAGGCTGAAAACGGGCGATCTGCAATTCGAAACGCTGACGGTGGGCACGCGATCGAAGTCCATGATCGCCGTGTGCTATTTAAACGGTATTTCCGATCTGAAAGTCAAAAAGCAGATCGTAGACAGGCTCAAACGGATCGAGATCGACGGCATACCCGATGCCTCATATATCGCGAAATTTCTCGCAAAAAAGCCCTATTCCATGTTCAAACAGGTCGGCACGACGGAAAAACCCGACATTCTGGCAGCCAAAATGCTCGAAGGGCGCATCGGGATCTTTGTGGACGGTTCGCCTATCGCGCTGACGCTCCCCTATATTCTGGTCGAAGATTTTCAGAGCGTGCAGGACTATCTGGTTTCCCCTTACCGCGCGACCGTCAGCCGCCTTTTGCGCCTCGTCTCGCTCGTCATCGCCCTGCTCTTGCCCGCCTACTACGTTGCGGCGCAACTGTTCAAATTACAACTGCTGCCGCTGGGGCTGTTGATGACCATTTCGGGCAACGTGCGCGATCTGCCGCTTTCCCCGAGCCTGGAAATGTTCTTTTTGATGGTGATCCTCGAAATACTCATCGAGGCGAGCGTGCGCATGCCCAAATACGTGGGGCTGGCGCTCTCCGTCGTGGGCGCGCTGGTCCTGGGGGACACCGCCGTAAAGGCGGGCATCGTATCCTCTTCCGCCATCATCATCGTGGCGCTTTCGGGCATCGCCGCCTATACCCTACCCGACCTTGCTGGCAGCCTGACGCTGCTGCGGTTTGCCTTTCTGATCGTGGCGGGAAGCCTCGGCACGTTCGGCATCGTGCTGTTTACGGGGCTGGTACTTTTATACCTCGTCACGTCCGACAGTTACGGCGCGCCGCTGCTGGCGCCCTTCTCGCCGCTGATCACGCGCGATCTCAAAGATTCGGTCGTAAAGGCGGATATCCTGAATCTCAAAATGCGCCCCAAGTTTTTGCAGGGGCAAAACAAAGTACGCCTTGCAATTAAAGACGAAGAAGAGCAGGAGGATTAG